In Dehalococcoidia bacterium, the genomic window CACGTTTCAATCCCAGCTTGGTTCGATTGGCGCATTGTAAATAGCTAAGGTCAGGCGACGGGGGTCGTAGTTTCAATCCCAGCTTGGTTCGATTGGCGCAGTCTCCAGCTCCGTCCCCATCTGGGCTGCGAGTTCCGTTTCAATCCCAGCTTGGTTCGATTGGCGCACGAAAGGCAAGGAAGTCGGGCACGGTGATGCTGACGTTTCAATCCCAGCTTGGTTCGATTGGCGCACCGCCCTGTCGGCGGTGCCGCCAGTGCTGGTGAGGGTTTCAATCCCAGCTTGGTTCGATTGGCGCGACAGGGACGTGGACATCCTCATGGACCTTTGGGCTGTTTCAATCCCAGCTTGGTTCGATTGGCGCTTGCTAAGATTGTAATGCCTGTCAAGTGCCCAGAAGGGTTTCAATCCCAGCTTGGTTCGATTGGCGCCGAGTGATAGCGATAGTTATAGCGCCTCGAAACCGCGTTTCAATCCCAGCTTGGTTCGATTGGCGCCCCTTTGGGGTCACTATACCCTTCTCATACTGCCCCGTTTCAATCCCAGCTTGGTTCGATTGGCGCCGAAATCGGCAAAAATCCTACCAAAGCGTACTCACCGTTTCAATCCCAGCTTGGTTCGATTGGCGCAATTCTCAGCAAAGCTTCCAATTTGTTGTTAAGTTTGTTTCAATCCCAGCTTGGTTCGATTGGCGCCTGGCATGACGATAGCGGCGCCTACGGGCAGTAGGTGTTTCAATCCCAGCTTGGTTCGATTGGCGCCAGGTAGGCGTACCTTGCCTAAACTTAACAACAAATGTTTCAACCCCAGCTTGGTTCGATTGGCGCGATGCTGCAAACTGAGCCCACGTTGCACGCTGAATCGGTTTCAATCCCAGCTTGGTTCGATTGGCGCGGGGGCTATCATGCGTACTGTTTTGCAAAGAAAACGGTTTCAATCCCAGCTTGGTTCGATTGGCGCGCCTACCTGGTAACGGCAAGCCCCAATCCAGTCTGAGTTTCAATCCCAGCTTGGTTCGATTGGCGCCAGCGTCAAGTTTTTCGCATGTTCGTAGTCGTAGCCTGTTTCAATCCCAGCTTGGTTCGATTGGCGCCTGGCAAGGTGGCCATGGTGGCCCTGCTACAGGTCGGTTTCAATCCCAGCTTGGTTCGATTGGCGCATGGAGTTGACGTCAAGACGATAAAACCGCTTCCCCTGTTTCAATCCCAGCTTGGTTCGATTGGCGCCGGAAGATTTGGAGAACATACTAGAGCGATTTGCCACGGTTTCAATCCCAGCTTGGTTCGATTGGCGCCTCTGGTGCTGCGGGCTATGAGTATAGCGAACACCGTGTTTCAATCCCAGCTTGGTTCGATTGGCGCATGACTTGCACTGTGTCAGCTGACGAAGCTAAGAATGTTTCAATCCCAGCTTGGTTCGATTGGCGCCAAGCAGGGAATATCGGAATTTTGGGCCCGGGCCTACGTTTCAATCCCAGCTTGGTTCGATTGGCGCCTCATCTTGGAGCGCACAAAGCTAAAGGTGGCCCAGGTTTCAATCCCAGCTTGGTTCGATTGGCGCCATCCTGAGAACAACGTGCGCGTCGCATTCGAGATAGTTTCAATCCCAGCTTGGTTCGATTGGCGCTATACCGTGCCGGCGCGGCGGGCATATCTTCAACAAGTTTCAATCCCAGCTTGGTTCGATTGGCGCCGGAAGATTTGGAGAACATACTAGAGCGATTTGCCACGGTTTCAATCCCAGCTTGGTTCGATTGGCGCAACCCTCCTTGCCCAACGTCTCCCGTAGCTGAGACAGTTTCAATCCCAGCTTGGTTCGATTGGCGCTGGGTTAAGCAGAGGAGACTGCGTGACGTGGTAAGGGTTTCAATCCCAGCTTGGTTCGATTGGCGCAACATGGCTCCTTTTTCAGTGCGGAATCTGATATGGTAGGTTTCAATCCCAGCTTGGTTCGATTGGCGCCCGCAGGTTGGGGGCCATTCTTCACGTGGTCCAAATTCGCTTGGGCACTTTTCCTCCAGCCACCCGCGGTTATGTTACCGTCGACCCGCGGTAGCTGTCAATCAGCCTTCGGTCGACGGCAGCCTAGATGATCTGGTCCATGGGCGCCGCCTCCACCCCCAGCACCTCCCTGCTGACCCAGCGCTGGTCTCGCACCTTGTAGATGTAGATGGAGTCGTGCCGCGGGTTGATGATGCGGCGCAGCCCCGCCTTCATCTTCTCCAATCGCCCTTCGCTCACGTCTCCCTCGAATACGGAACGCTGCACCCAGAAGAGATGGCGCCTCAGATACTGACAGACCTTGCTGACCCGCTTCTCTTCCACGTCGTATACGACGATGATGTACATGCTGTCACCTCCTGGCCAGACGGACCATCCCAAAGCCCTGTGCGTTCCGCTCCCCAAAGCCCATCTCGTAGCCGATGTGCAGAAGCAGCCCGTCCCCTGATGCCCGGAAGCGCCCCTCGAAACCGCGCACTGCGATGTCGTTGATGGTGACCAGGCGAGAGCGTACACCTTTCAGGGGCTCCAAGCGGACCGCCGCATCCTCCGGAACGGGCTGGCCAAAGGCGCGTGCCTTGTTGATAAGGTTCTGGCTGAGGACGCGGTGGAACTCCTCCTCCCACGGCGTCAGAAAGACCTTTCGTAGCCGGCCGCCCTGTTCCACAGCCGTAGAGGCCACAATGGGCGATAGGGTCTCCACCACCAAAGGCGGAGTCAAGGCAGGCGTTGCCTCCACCTCCACCAGCGCTACCGTTAGATGGACACCGCCCAACTGTACCGTGCCCCCAGTAAGCAGGAACCCGGCCAGCGCCTCTACTATTGGGGAAAGGGGGGAAGATATCCACCACCAGACCGGCGGCTGCATAAGGAGGCCCCCTGGCTGTTGCTGGGCGGTCCTGGGGCGTAGCCAGGAGTAGGTGAAAGGCTTGTAACGGCGGCCCCCAGATATGAGCCCTTGGTCGTGCATAGACTCGGCCAGCTCGGGGTCCCACCTTCGCAGAGCGCTGTAGACGGCCCCCCGCAACAACTCCGGGTAACGCCATGGCAGGAAGAAAGGTGAAGGGTGTTCTAATGTCACTCTCAGCCGCATAACTTCACCTCCTCACCACCAGGCCTTCAGGGGCTGGTACTCTTCCATGCCGATGAGGTGGCGCACAAGCTTGTACGCCTCCAGGCGCAATAGCTGACGGTAGGATACGTTGCGCTTGAGGGTACGGTGGTACACGGTGGTGGCCAACGTCTCCTCCAGGGCGCGGATGAAGGTCTTGCGGCCTTCTTCGCTCAGGTAGACGCCTGCCGACTCGCCCAACGGCTCCAGGTCGTCTTTACCTATCATGTTCCGATTTACCACGCGGAAGATGACCCGATCCACGATCAGGGGCCGGAACACCTCGGCGATGTCCAAGGCCAGGGAGAAGCGACGTTGTGAGGGCTCGTGCAAGTAGCTAATGGTGGGGTTGAGTTGGGTGACGTAGAGCTCGGCCAGGGTAGCTGTATAAAGCAGGGTATTGCCAAAAGAGATGAGGGCGTTGATGAGGTTATCGGGCGGGCGGCGCACCCGCTGTTGGAAGGGCTCCTCCAGGTCCATGATGAGGTTGAAGGCGCCGTAATAGGCGTCCCTGGCCCTCCCCTCCACGCCCATAAGGGAGGGGATATCTCGGCATGCCTCTACTTCGGCTAAGGAGCGCTCCACCGCTGCCAGGACGGTATCCAAGTCCCGACCCCGGCGCTGGTAATAGGCCAGGTTGCGGCGCAGGTGGAATAGTGAGCCTTTGACGAACTGGCGTGCTAGATAGAGCCGCTTGGTTGGGTCGAGGTAGTGCTCCACTTGTCGCAGCAGCAGGTGCCCACTGACATTGCCCTCGCGCGGGTAGAAGCTCCCTGTGTAAAAGCCGTAATAGTTGAAGCAGTGGACCACCACCCCATGCTGGCCCAGGAAGTTCAGGAGCTTGGTGTTGAGGTCGATCTCGCCGAAAAGGTAAAGCTCGCGCACATCCTCAATGGGGATGGGGCGGCGCCCCTCCTCTTCCTCCTGCTCCAGGTAGAGGGTGTTCTGGCGGCGGCGGAGCCGACCGTTGCGGAAGAGGTAATAACTGCGCGGCACAGCCCTACCCCCAGCACAGCTCGGCGTAGGCGCACGTCCGGCAGATGGGCATGTAGTCCATGTTGGGTGGGCTCGGCATAGCCTCTATACGCGCGATGTCCCTAAGCGCCAGGGTCACTTCCTCCTCCAGGTCCGAGGTAAGATGCACCTCCTCCCGACGGCGCTTCTTGGGGAACCGGAGCTCGCCTGTCAAGTCGCCCGCACCCAAGTGGCGCAGATAGAGCAGGTAGTAGGCCACCTGGAGGCGGGCAGCGTGTACCAGGCGACGGGAGTATTTGACCTCCAGCACCCGCCCTTGGCCTTCTAAGACGTCCACGCGTACCAGCTCGTCCAGCATAACCTCGCGGCGGGGGAGGGGGGGATATACGCTTTCGTGCAAAAGGCGCCCCAAAAGGACCCGGTCTGATGCCCCTTCCATGCGCATCCCTTTGGCAAAGAGCCAGAGTTTGCGGTGACACACAGCCCAATAATTGACCTTGATGCCGTTGGTGCGTAGACGCTCGAACTCCTCTGGTGTCAGCAGCGGCGGCTGATGCGGCGCCTCCATGGCTTCCCTGCTTACCTACTCTCAGTCCAGCAGCACAAATGAGGCCGCATCATCCTCTTCTGGAGGACAGAGCCCCAGCTCCGCATCGTAGGGCAAGGTTGTCTCGTAACAGCCCAGGTCTTTGAGGGGAGTGAATGCGCTTGGCTGCTGCTTGAGCCAGTAGATGGGCACAGGCACCAGCAGCTCGGGTATCCGCCATCCCTCGCCCGCGTTCTTGAATTCATAGGCCTCGTCGCGGAAGACGTAAGGCAAGACCTCCACGCTGATGAGTCCACGTCTGGCCGTGAACTTCTGCTGCATCTCGGGGTCCGAGAGGTCGATGGTGTAACAGCCCTGGATGGACTGCACGTCGGAAAGGGTATCGCGCCCTTCTTGCAGCTCTTTCTGCCAGTCCGGCGCAGCTGTCACCTGCTGGTAGAGCTGGTGGGTGGCCTCGGCCAGGTCGGCATCGGTGGGGCTAGAGGGCAGGGCTCGCGCTAGCTGGAGACTCCATTCCAGGACAGAGCGCCCGTAGATGCGCTCCGCTCCCTCCGATGGCTGGCAGAAAAGGTGCACGGGGGCCGGCGGGCGGTCGCCTCGGCGGTTCACTCGGCCCATGCGCTGCACTAAGGCATCCATGGGGGCCACCTCAGTGAACAGCACATCGTATGAGATGTCCAGGCTCACCTCGACGACCTGGGTAGCGACGAAGACGGTACCCGGCGCGGGGGACCCCACCTGCCGTTCCTTCCGCTGGCGATCCCGGAAGGTGAACCGGGAATGGAGCAGCTGCACAGCCTGAGGCCCCAATTCTTTCTTGATGGCCAGATAAAGCTCCTGCGCCTGTCGCACAGTGTTGGCCACCACGAGAACCCGGCGGCCGTTGCGGGCCGCCGCTAACACTTCCTCCACGCAGCCATCAAGAGGCGAATCGTGCAACTCTAGGCGATGCCGGGCCCGTCGCCACAGCTCAGGCTCGGCCTCGACTAGCCTCCCCTTTGGGAAAAGATCCAGCAATGCGCTGGGCAGGGTGGCGCTGGCCACGGCTAGCCGCGCTGGGTGTTCCCTCTCCAGGGCGGCCAGGAGGAGGCCCAGGGTATAGGGCTCGTAGGTGTGGACCTCGTCCACCACCATGGTAGCCTGCCTGGCCAAGGTGCGTCGTTCCTCCCAATGACGGCCGTGTAGATGGGCTAGGATGTACTGGTCGAGGGTGGCCACTGTGACGGGACGGGCGAAGACGGAGCCGAAGAGGCGGGTATCCAGCGAGTCTTGGTCTTCTTCCTGCCGCAGCATGTAGCTGGCGCGGCCGTGGGCCAGGCCCACCTGCTCTTGGCCGTAGATTTTCCGCAGACGGTACCACATGGCATTGACGGTGGCCTGAGTGGGTAGCAGATACAACAGCCTGTTGGCATTGCCTGCCCACAGCAACAGCGCCTCCGTCTTCCCTGTGCCCGTGGGTGCTCGCAGCCATAGGACGTCGTCCAGGGCCTCGCGGGCCTGGACTTGAAACCGCCTTAGCGAGAAAGAGGAGACGTGGCTAGCCACGCAGCTGTCGCCGCTGGACAAGAAGAAGACGGAGGTATCGTGCCCTTTGGCCGAGGCCAACCAGTCGGCCAGGTGCAGCACTGTCTTAACCTGGGCGAACTCCTCCACAGGCTGCTGCTGCAGACGCCCCAGGAGGCTGGTCCACCCACCCGAGCTAGACGATTGTCCAACGTCATGGAGGATGTCAGCAGGTGACCTTTTGAGTAGAGGCTTAAATTGCAATAGGAACTGGCGCGCTTGAGGCAGCGGCCCGACTCCCGCTTTCTCCAGTAGCTCCCAAACTTCCTCGATGACCTGGAGAAGGATAGGGTCATCAAGAAGGTCGGGCGCTCCGTAGCCTTTGTATAGCGCAGGGCCCAGTGGCGAGTGATGGGTCAGGACCGCCCCGGTGGCGGCCAGCGGGGCACCCTGCCATCCGTTTTCTTGCGCAAGGCGTGCCTCAGCAACCAGCACAAAGGGCAGCGATGCCAGAGCATGAGGGTAGGCCTTTGCCTTTTTTTGGTTGGCAACGCGCCTCAAGTTCTGCAGATCCCTGTCCGGGGCGCCGCGGGTCTGTGCCTGCTCCAGGGCGCGGGCCGCCTCCATATATTCCTGAAAGCTATACGTGACCTTGCCGATATCATGGAGGGCACAGGCGAGGAGGGCCTGCATCCTCAGCCGTTCCCCCAGCCCCAGGCGACGGGCTAGACGGTCGCCTAGCAGGAGCACGTCCCGCAGATGGTCCACCAGGGGTGTATCGGGCTTGCCTAGAAGTTGTTGACCCATGTGAAGTTCCTCCCCTGCATCTGCAGGACAGGGAACTGGGGCGACGGCACGTCCAGCTCCACCTGCACCGGTAGAAAGCTTAGGGGGGTCATCCTTTCAGGGCTCCTGACCCCTCTATTGTCCAACCGGAAGGATAGGGGGAGGGTCTCCACCAACACGGGCTCCACGCGTAGCCCGGGCTGCAGCACGGGGCGGGGGGAGGTCGCACGCACATCCCCAGGTACTATAGTGCCCCGGAAGCGCGGCTCGCCATCGGTGGCCTCCTCAAGGGTCACATCCTCCACCAGAGCCAGCTCATCCTCCCGCCCCAAGGACAGGGGATAGACGGGATCGGCGAAGGCCTCTCTGAGCTGCTGAAGGATATCCTCAGGGCCGCCGTAGACGAGGGTGTAGCGCACAGAGAAGAGCAACTCGCGGAAATATGGTGAGCGTTCGGCTATCTTTCCACCCTTCACCTTGAGCACCGTCCACAAATCGCGGGCACGCCCCGGCTCAGCGTCAGCCCAGGCTGTCACCAAGACCTGCCGGAGGGGGCTGTCGTCGGCCCACATCTGGCGATCGGAGAGGCCAAGGGCTGCCCCGGCGATGCCCAGGAGGGTAGTAGGGGGTGGCAGGGGCAACGATCGCTGATAGTTGTGGTCCAAGGGGCGCCGGAAGGAGGCTACCGGCGCCCGCATGGTCACCCTAAGGACCATCACCATAGGCCTTCCACGTCCTTCTTAGCGGCTTCTATGGCCTGGTGCACCGTAAGCACCTCGCCGTACTGGGCCAGCTTCTCCTTCACCTCGTCGGCGTTGGCGAAGACCCCTGGCTCGATGCCAAACAATGTCCGCTGGCGGTGGGGTGCGAACTTTTCCAGGGCATTGATGAGGGGTTCCAGGTCCAGCCAGTAGGAGCCGTCCTCGTAGTTGGCAGCCAGCGCCTCCAGGAAGACAGGGTGCTTGACGCTGAGGCGGCTATAGGCCAGGAACTTGGGCGAAAGGTCGGTGAGCATGCGCGCTGTGCGACCGCCTCCCCAGAGGAGGTTCAGGGCTTCCAGAAGGGCTTGCAGCCGCCGGCGGCGCTCTTCAGCGGGGATAGAACGATCCTCATTCTCACCAATCTCTAGATGCCTGAATACACCCACTCGGTCCAGCTCCACCAGCAATGTGCCCTTGAAGAGGTTGGCGTAGAGCTCTGTCTCGAACATGTTGCCGCCAGCGGCCATCGCCTGGCCGAAGCGCTCAAAGGACCTGGTGCCTAGGTCGCGGTCGCCTTGGAAGGGGAAAAGGCCCACCGCCGCCGAGAC contains:
- the cas2 gene encoding CRISPR-associated endonuclease Cas2; amino-acid sequence: MYIIVVYDVEEKRVSKVCQYLRRHLFWVQRSVFEGDVSEGRLEKMKAGLRRIINPRHDSIYIYKVRDQRWVSREVLGVEAAPMDQII
- the cas6 gene encoding CRISPR-associated endoribonuclease Cas6: MRLRVTLEHPSPFFLPWRYPELLRGAVYSALRRWDPELAESMHDQGLISGGRRYKPFTYSWLRPRTAQQQPGGLLMQPPVWWWISSPLSPIVEALAGFLLTGGTVQLGGVHLTVALVEVEATPALTPPLVVETLSPIVASTAVEQGGRLRKVFLTPWEEEFHRVLSQNLINKARAFGQPVPEDAAVRLEPLKGVRSRLVTINDIAVRGFEGRFRASGDGLLLHIGYEMGFGERNAQGFGMVRLARR
- the cas1b gene encoding type I-B CRISPR-associated endonuclease Cas1b, whose protein sequence is MPRSYYLFRNGRLRRRQNTLYLEQEEEEGRRPIPIEDVRELYLFGEIDLNTKLLNFLGQHGVVVHCFNYYGFYTGSFYPREGNVSGHLLLRQVEHYLDPTKRLYLARQFVKGSLFHLRRNLAYYQRRGRDLDTVLAAVERSLAEVEACRDIPSLMGVEGRARDAYYGAFNLIMDLEEPFQQRVRRPPDNLINALISFGNTLLYTATLAELYVTQLNPTISYLHEPSQRRFSLALDIAEVFRPLIVDRVIFRVVNRNMIGKDDLEPLGESAGVYLSEEGRKTFIRALEETLATTVYHRTLKRNVSYRQLLRLEAYKLVRHLIGMEEYQPLKAWW
- a CDS encoding CRISPR-associated protein Cas4, with the protein product MEAPHQPPLLTPEEFERLRTNGIKVNYWAVCHRKLWLFAKGMRMEGASDRVLLGRLLHESVYPPLPRREVMLDELVRVDVLEGQGRVLEVKYSRRLVHAARLQVAYYLLYLRHLGAGDLTGELRFPKKRRREEVHLTSDLEEEVTLALRDIARIEAMPSPPNMDYMPICRTCAYAELCWG
- the cas3 gene encoding CRISPR-associated helicase Cas3', with protein sequence MGQQLLGKPDTPLVDHLRDVLLLGDRLARRLGLGERLRMQALLACALHDIGKVTYSFQEYMEAARALEQAQTRGAPDRDLQNLRRVANQKKAKAYPHALASLPFVLVAEARLAQENGWQGAPLAATGAVLTHHSPLGPALYKGYGAPDLLDDPILLQVIEEVWELLEKAGVGPLPQARQFLLQFKPLLKRSPADILHDVGQSSSSGGWTSLLGRLQQQPVEEFAQVKTVLHLADWLASAKGHDTSVFFLSSGDSCVASHVSSFSLRRFQVQAREALDDVLWLRAPTGTGKTEALLLWAGNANRLLYLLPTQATVNAMWYRLRKIYGQEQVGLAHGRASYMLRQEEDQDSLDTRLFGSVFARPVTVATLDQYILAHLHGRHWEERRTLARQATMVVDEVHTYEPYTLGLLLAALEREHPARLAVASATLPSALLDLFPKGRLVEAEPELWRRARHRLELHDSPLDGCVEEVLAAARNGRRVLVVANTVRQAQELYLAIKKELGPQAVQLLHSRFTFRDRQRKERQVGSPAPGTVFVATQVVEVSLDISYDVLFTEVAPMDALVQRMGRVNRRGDRPPAPVHLFCQPSEGAERIYGRSVLEWSLQLARALPSSPTDADLAEATHQLYQQVTAAPDWQKELQEGRDTLSDVQSIQGCYTIDLSDPEMQQKFTARRGLISVEVLPYVFRDEAYEFKNAGEGWRIPELLVPVPIYWLKQQPSAFTPLKDLGCYETTLPYDAELGLCPPEEDDAASFVLLD
- the cas5 gene encoding CRISPR-associated protein Cas5, yielding MVMVLRVTMRAPVASFRRPLDHNYQRSLPLPPPTTLLGIAGAALGLSDRQMWADDSPLRQVLVTAWADAEPGRARDLWTVLKVKGGKIAERSPYFRELLFSVRYTLVYGGPEDILQQLREAFADPVYPLSLGREDELALVEDVTLEEATDGEPRFRGTIVPGDVRATSPRPVLQPGLRVEPVLVETLPLSFRLDNRGVRSPERMTPLSFLPVQVELDVPSPQFPVLQMQGRNFTWVNNF
- the cas7i gene encoding type I-B CRISPR-associated protein Cas7/Cst2/DevR; translated protein: MSKAIVIGYLAKVSAANVNASHTEGNVVVAKKVTLPDGSAIPYISGQALRRMLRDRLDDLGHQLSDPFAIVGGRGNQEVTPPVRPWEFIDEDLFGYMDASRGRRRTSPVRVSAAVGLFPFQGDRDLGTRSFERFGQAMAAGGNMFETELYANLFKGTLLVELDRVGVFRHLEIGENEDRSIPAEERRRRLQALLEALNLLWGGGRTARMLTDLSPKFLAYSRLSVKHPVFLEALAANYEDGSYWLDLEPLINALEKFAPHRQRTLFGIEPGVFANADEVKEKLAQYGEVLTVHQAIEAAKKDVEGLW